Part of the Salvelinus sp. IW2-2015 unplaced genomic scaffold, ASM291031v2 Un_scaffold4600, whole genome shotgun sequence genome, gacgacGTCCCTGAAGTCCGCAGCGTGTTTGACGGAGACGTCCTCCGCTCGGTACTGRAGAACCCTGGACGTCTTATTGACGACCCAGTAGGGGCTAAAGACCGCCAGCGCCAGTCGTCCACGCTGCCGCGTCACGTGCACGCTCAGGTCCYCGGTCAGCTTCTCCGRCGAGTSGCAGGCGAAACACACAGGGAAGAACTCCTGCATGTCCTGGGCGATACGGATACGGCCGGACCAGTTSCGACCCTGGTATTTAACCAGGACCATCTCCATGATCTCACCTCCTATACGGGCGTCCAGGATGTCTGCTGTGCTGCCCTCCTGAAGCTCATGGAAATCTGCTGAGCCCTGGASAGATGGATTAATGGATAGATCATTTTTATAATGATATTGTATCCGTTAGGAAAGTATCTTTGCACTGTGGAGGGATCTCAACATGGCGTAACAACAGGAAATAATGAAATCAAAGTCTAGTGGCTGGCTGATTGTTCTTATATAtcttttagtctacacctgtgcCTTCTTCCCTTAGTCACTGGAATGTGTAGAGTTACCTCCAGTATATATCTGATGCTGTAAGGCAGGGTACAGGTCAGGGGTTAGGTCCTAGCCTAGTGACTGTCTTCATGTTTAGGTTATCTAAGTGTTACTACCCCCAGTAGGTATCTGATGCTGTAAGGCAGGGTACAGGTCGAGGGTTAGGTCCTAGCCTAGTGACTGTCTTCATGTTTAGGTCCTAGCCTAGTGACTGTCTTCATGTTTAGGTCCTAGCCTAGTGACTGTCTTCATGTTTAGGTTATCTAAGTGTTACCACCTCCAGTAGGTATCTGATGCTGTAAGGCAGGGTACAGGTCTAAGGTTAGG contains:
- the LOC112077466 gene encoding intermembrane lipid transfer protein VPS13C-like, whose translation is MEMVLVKYQGRNWSGRIRIAQDMQEFFPVCFACXSXEKLTXDLSVHVTRQRGRLALAVFSPYWVVNKTSRVLQYRAEDVSVKHAADFRDVVLFSFRKKNIFSKNK